Proteins found in one Fulvitalea axinellae genomic segment:
- a CDS encoding M1 family metallopeptidase: MKNHLLTLMAVLMAVICQAQEVDRQFEQLGTTLPTPNAYRTGSGAPGHAYWQQKADYLIKVELDDDKQRIKGSETITYTNHSPDRLDYLWLQLDENIKRPGADSELTSTSRIREKMSARGLERIIGKTSEHGLNIASVRNAQGKDLPFVINKTMMRIDLPKALKPGDKVTFSVDWSYNIIDRIKHGYRGGYEYFPKDGNYLYTISQWFPRMCVYDDLEGWQNKQFLGTGEFALTFGDYEVHINVPADHIVASTGELQNASEVLTPKQLELFEKSKTATEPVIIVSQAEATKKEKKRSKERKTWIYKAENVRDFAFGSSRKYIWDAMGVDIEGKKVMAMSYYPKEANPLYERYSTKTVAHTLRTYSKFTIPYPYPVAISVEASSGMEYPMICFNYGRPESDGTYSESLKYGMISVIIHEVGHNFFPMIINSDERQWAWMDEGLNTFVQYLSEQEWQRDYPSRRGPAYKIVPYMKSNKEDMCPIMTAADNVKQYGNNAYGKPAIGMNILRETVMGRELFDFAFKEYSRRWAFKHPKPQDFFRTMEDASGMDLDWFWNGWFYSVKHVDLSVENVEWFRMDSRTPDEKVAERREAYEKDVNNLSARRNDELGVPTATGQDRSLNDFYNTDYKRFAIKSSDRSRHKSFVRSLSAKEKELYENGLNYYEITFKNNNDGMVMPIILKFEYKDGSDEIVRIPAEIWRRNNRQVTKVFAREKEVASVVLDPFRETADIDENNNYFPRRNLPSRFELYKRRGGKRPNPMQSQGKKSKKSASR; the protein is encoded by the coding sequence AGGTGGACCGGCAGTTCGAACAGCTGGGCACAACCCTCCCCACACCAAACGCATACCGTACGGGCTCCGGTGCTCCGGGCCACGCCTATTGGCAACAGAAAGCCGATTACCTGATCAAAGTTGAGCTTGACGACGACAAGCAAAGGATCAAAGGATCGGAAACCATTACTTACACCAACCATTCGCCGGATAGGCTCGATTACCTCTGGCTCCAACTCGATGAGAACATCAAGCGCCCCGGCGCCGATAGCGAGTTGACTTCGACTTCCCGCATCAGGGAGAAAATGTCGGCTAGAGGATTGGAAAGAATCATCGGAAAAACCAGCGAGCACGGCCTGAATATCGCGTCCGTACGCAATGCCCAAGGCAAAGATTTGCCTTTTGTCATCAACAAGACGATGATGCGGATCGACCTTCCGAAGGCGCTTAAGCCGGGCGACAAGGTTACCTTCTCGGTTGATTGGTCGTACAACATCATCGACAGGATCAAGCACGGATACCGTGGCGGTTATGAGTATTTTCCGAAAGACGGAAACTACCTTTACACCATTTCGCAGTGGTTCCCGCGCATGTGCGTTTACGACGACCTGGAAGGATGGCAAAACAAGCAGTTCCTCGGAACCGGCGAATTCGCGCTGACTTTTGGCGATTACGAAGTGCATATCAACGTTCCGGCCGACCATATCGTAGCGTCTACCGGCGAGCTTCAGAACGCGTCGGAAGTTTTGACACCGAAACAGCTTGAGCTTTTCGAAAAATCGAAAACCGCCACCGAGCCTGTGATTATCGTTAGCCAAGCCGAAGCGACCAAGAAAGAGAAAAAGCGTTCAAAAGAGCGTAAGACGTGGATCTACAAAGCCGAAAACGTGCGCGATTTCGCTTTCGGTAGCTCACGTAAATACATCTGGGACGCAATGGGAGTGGATATCGAAGGCAAGAAGGTTATGGCCATGTCTTACTATCCGAAAGAGGCCAACCCGCTTTACGAGCGTTACTCTACCAAAACGGTGGCCCACACATTGCGCACTTACTCGAAATTCACTATTCCTTACCCATATCCAGTAGCGATTTCGGTAGAGGCCAGCAGTGGCATGGAATACCCGATGATCTGCTTCAACTACGGAAGGCCTGAGAGTGACGGAACATACTCGGAGTCGTTGAAATACGGAATGATTTCGGTAATCATCCACGAAGTTGGCCACAACTTTTTCCCGATGATCATCAACTCTGACGAGCGCCAGTGGGCTTGGATGGACGAAGGACTGAATACTTTCGTACAATATCTTTCGGAGCAGGAGTGGCAGAGGGATTATCCTTCGCGTCGCGGGCCCGCTTACAAGATCGTGCCTTACATGAAGAGTAACAAGGAGGACATGTGCCCGATCATGACCGCCGCCGATAACGTGAAGCAATACGGAAACAACGCCTACGGCAAACCGGCCATCGGCATGAACATCCTTCGCGAAACCGTAATGGGTCGCGAGCTGTTTGATTTCGCCTTCAAAGAATACTCGCGCCGTTGGGCTTTTAAACACCCGAAACCGCAGGATTTCTTCCGTACGATGGAAGACGCCTCGGGTATGGATTTGGATTGGTTTTGGAACGGTTGGTTCTACAGCGTAAAGCATGTCGATCTTTCTGTAGAGAATGTGGAGTGGTTCCGTATGGACAGCCGTACGCCGGACGAGAAAGTAGCCGAGCGTAGAGAAGCTTACGAAAAAGACGTAAACAACTTGTCGGCTCGCCGTAACGATGAGCTTGGTGTTCCTACGGCCACAGGACAAGACCGTAGCCTGAACGATTTTTACAACACGGACTACAAGCGTTTCGCCATTAAGTCTTCTGACAGATCCAGGCATAAGTCATTCGTGAGAAGCTTGAGTGCCAAGGAAAAGGAGCTTTACGAAAACGGGTTGAACTATTACGAAATCACCTTCAAGAATAACAATGACGGAATGGTGATGCCGATTATCCTGAAGTTTGAATACAAAGATGGAAGCGACGAAATCGTTCGTATTCCGGCTGAAATCTGGCGTAGGAACAACCGTCAGGTGACCAAGGTGTTCGCTCGTGAGAAAGAGGTGGCTTCCGTGGTACTCGATCCGTTCAGGGAAACCGCCGACATCGACGAGAACAATAACTATTTCCCGCGTCGCAACTTGCCTTCGCGTTTCGAGCTGTATAAGCGCAGAGGAGGCAAAAGACCTAACCCTATGCAGAGCCAAGGTAAAAAATCGAAAAAGTCGGCTTCTCGCTAA
- a CDS encoding GlmU family protein, with protein MNIILFDDPDLRRSLMPMTYTRPVAGMRCGILTIGEKWSKRTGADTSFLTERHLSALFPLTLSEDNLLVNGALCPDEKILEATLGLKSGEALVDGKTVLAFRTENQQVGSFDGKHLPETATKVPYTDPYRLIRTPWDIFTHNREQINADFAVVTAGRKSQGVNDPHTIVYGEENLFVEEGAKIRSAIINAEDGPVYIGKRAEVEEGTIIRGPFAMCEDAKVHMGSKMRADTTLGPYSKVGGEVSNCVIFGYSSKAHDGFLGNSVLGEWCNLGADTNNSNLKNNYANVKMWNYGKETFVDSGLQFCGLVMGDHAKAGINTMFNTGTVVGVSANIFGAGFPRNFVPSFSWGGHGGYSTYKLDKMLEVARMVMARRNKELTPAMAEMLKHVFQETSKFRVWDNHLANYFAKG; from the coding sequence ATGAACATCATCCTTTTTGACGATCCGGATCTGCGCCGGTCGTTGATGCCGATGACGTATACCCGTCCTGTGGCCGGAATGCGTTGCGGTATCTTGACGATCGGTGAGAAATGGTCGAAACGAACAGGAGCGGATACCTCATTCCTTACGGAAAGGCATCTTAGCGCCCTGTTTCCCCTAACCCTGTCGGAAGACAATCTGCTGGTGAATGGAGCCTTGTGTCCAGACGAGAAAATTCTGGAAGCGACTCTTGGACTAAAAAGCGGAGAAGCGCTTGTGGATGGAAAAACCGTGTTGGCTTTTCGCACAGAAAACCAACAAGTCGGTAGCTTTGACGGGAAACATCTTCCCGAAACAGCGACAAAGGTTCCTTACACGGATCCGTACCGACTGATTCGCACGCCTTGGGATATCTTCACCCACAACAGGGAACAAATTAACGCCGATTTCGCCGTGGTTACCGCCGGACGTAAAAGTCAAGGCGTTAATGATCCGCATACGATTGTGTACGGAGAAGAAAACCTCTTTGTAGAAGAAGGAGCCAAGATCCGATCCGCGATAATCAACGCCGAAGATGGCCCCGTCTATATCGGAAAGCGGGCCGAAGTGGAAGAGGGAACCATAATCCGCGGGCCTTTCGCCATGTGCGAAGACGCGAAAGTGCATATGGGATCGAAAATGCGGGCCGACACTACACTGGGACCTTACAGCAAAGTGGGCGGAGAAGTCAGCAACTGCGTAATCTTCGGTTACTCCAGCAAGGCGCATGACGGATTTTTGGGAAATTCGGTACTCGGCGAGTGGTGTAACCTCGGCGCCGACACCAACAACTCTAACCTGAAGAACAATTACGCCAACGTAAAAATGTGGAACTACGGAAAAGAGACTTTCGTGGACTCAGGCCTGCAGTTTTGTGGATTGGTGATGGGCGATCACGCCAAGGCGGGGATCAACACCATGTTCAACACCGGAACCGTAGTGGGCGTTAGCGCCAACATTTTCGGAGCGGGGTTTCCCCGAAATTTCGTCCCCTCTTTCTCATGGGGCGGACACGGCGGATATTCGACCTACAAGCTGGACAAGATGCTGGAAGTGGCCCGAATGGTCATGGCTCGCCGGAACAAGGAATTGACCCCAGCGATGGCCGAAATGCTGAAACACGTTTTCCAAGAGACTTCGAAGTTCCGAGTTTGGGACAACCACTTGGCCAACTATTTCGCCAAAGGCTAA
- a CDS encoding sigma-54 dependent transcriptional regulator — translation MKLDKELGKILIIDDDEDVLLAAKMLLKRHAKEVTIEKNPKKIPFLLNNYEYDVILLDMNFSQDITSGKEGFFWLEQILEKDPSAVVILITAFGDVETAVKALKEGATDFVLKPWQNDKLIATLAAAEKLKKTQKAEGGKKARIGKQLRETVRHNYKDIIGESQAMQDIFSIIDKVAETDANVLILGENGTGKEVIAKALHDRSRRKENVFVNVDMGAVTESLFESELFGHKKGSFTDAKDDRIGRFEAANSGTLFLDEIGNLGMPLQSKLLTALQRREITPVGSNRPVNVDIRLIAATNMPLYDMVQTNTFRQDLLYRINTVEIHLPPLRKRLEDIPLLAEHFVKTYTEKYQKGTMKIGSSTLGKLKKYAWPGNIRELQHAIERAIIMSDSDTLKPEDFFFLQQGGEYEESAEESFNLDEVERNVIRKAIRKHNGNISKAAKELGLTRASLYRRLEKHGL, via the coding sequence ATGAAATTGGACAAAGAATTAGGAAAGATCCTTATTATTGATGATGACGAGGACGTGCTCCTCGCGGCCAAAATGTTGCTCAAACGTCACGCCAAAGAGGTCACGATTGAAAAGAACCCTAAGAAAATCCCTTTTCTGCTCAACAACTACGAGTATGACGTGATTCTGCTCGATATGAATTTCAGTCAGGATATTACCAGCGGCAAGGAAGGTTTCTTCTGGCTGGAACAGATTCTGGAAAAAGATCCGTCGGCCGTAGTGATTCTGATTACCGCTTTCGGTGATGTGGAAACGGCCGTGAAAGCACTGAAAGAGGGGGCGACTGATTTTGTACTTAAGCCTTGGCAAAACGACAAGCTGATAGCGACGCTTGCGGCCGCCGAAAAGCTAAAGAAAACACAGAAAGCCGAAGGAGGCAAGAAAGCCCGCATAGGCAAACAGCTTCGTGAAACCGTCCGTCATAACTACAAAGACATCATCGGCGAAAGCCAGGCGATGCAGGATATCTTCTCGATTATAGACAAGGTGGCGGAGACGGACGCCAATGTCTTGATATTGGGAGAAAACGGTACGGGTAAGGAAGTGATCGCGAAAGCGTTGCATGATCGTTCCAGAAGGAAAGAAAACGTTTTTGTCAATGTGGATATGGGCGCCGTTACCGAAAGCCTCTTCGAGAGTGAGCTTTTCGGCCATAAAAAAGGATCCTTTACCGATGCCAAAGACGATCGAATCGGTCGTTTTGAAGCGGCCAATTCCGGAACGCTTTTCCTCGATGAGATCGGAAACCTCGGTATGCCGCTCCAATCGAAGTTGCTGACGGCTTTGCAACGTCGCGAGATCACGCCTGTCGGCTCGAACCGTCCCGTCAACGTGGATATTCGCCTGATAGCGGCCACGAACATGCCGCTTTACGATATGGTCCAGACCAACACGTTCCGTCAGGATTTGCTCTACAGGATCAATACGGTGGAAATCCACCTGCCTCCGTTGCGCAAACGCCTTGAGGATATTCCGTTGTTGGCTGAGCATTTTGTAAAAACCTATACCGAAAAATACCAGAAGGGGACGATGAAGATCGGCTCTTCTACCCTTGGCAAACTGAAAAAATACGCCTGGCCCGGCAATATCCGGGAACTGCAGCACGCTATAGAGCGGGCCATAATCATGAGCGACAGCGATACGCTTAAGCCGGAAGACTTCTTCTTCCTGCAGCAAGGTGGCGAATATGAGGAAAGCGCCGAAGAGAGCTTCAACTTGGACGAAGTGGAACGAAATGTTATCCGCAAAGCCATCCGTAAGCACAACGGCAACATTTCCAAGGCGGCGAAAGAGCTGGGCCTTACCCGGGCATCGCTCTATCGTAGATTAGAGAAACATGGATTATAA
- a CDS encoding peptidylprolyl isomerase, translating into MATAKKGDQVQVHYTGRLTDETVFDSSEGREPLGFQVGAGQMIKGFDVAVEGMAIGDKKTVTLAPEEAYGDHRPELIFDVKKADLPADLKPEVGQTLYSQTPQGPQPLKVVEVNDAGIKVDANHALAGKELVFDIELVAIG; encoded by the coding sequence ATGGCAACTGCAAAAAAAGGGGACCAAGTCCAAGTGCATTACACAGGCCGTTTGACTGACGAAACAGTATTCGACTCGTCGGAAGGCCGCGAACCTCTGGGATTCCAGGTAGGTGCGGGCCAAATGATCAAAGGCTTCGACGTTGCCGTTGAAGGTATGGCGATCGGCGATAAGAAAACCGTTACCCTCGCTCCTGAAGAGGCTTACGGAGACCACCGTCCGGAGCTTATATTCGACGTAAAGAAAGCCGACCTTCCAGCAGACCTTAAGCCGGAAGTAGGCCAGACGCTTTACTCTCAGACTCCACAGGGCCCACAGCCTTTGAAAGTGGTAGAGGTAAACGACGCCGGCATCAAAGTGGACGCAAACCACGCCTTGGCTGGTAAAGAGCTGGTTTTCGATATCGAGCTGGTAGCAATCGGATAA
- the dusB gene encoding tRNA dihydrouridine synthase DusB, which translates to MVKIGEVEFKEFPLLLAPMEDVSDPPFRAVCKKNGADMMYTEFISAEGLIRDAAKSRQKLDIYDEERPIGIQIFGDKIESMREAAAIAEQAGPELIDINYGCPVKKVACKGAGAGILLDIPKMQEMTAEIVKQVKLPVTVKTRLGWDNDTIRIQEVAKRLQDVGTQALTIHGRTRQQMYKGVADWTKIAEVKNDPEIHMPIFGNGDIDSPQKAVEYKEKYGVDGIMIGRAAIGYPWIFREIKHFMKTGELLAPPTLAERVQTTKEHLQYSLDWKGERLGIVEMRRHYTNYFRGIPNFKPTRMKLVTSLDPAELMDTLDGITEEFGDAYLESISGQS; encoded by the coding sequence TTGGTTAAGATCGGAGAAGTAGAGTTTAAGGAATTTCCCCTGTTGCTGGCCCCAATGGAAGACGTCAGCGATCCGCCTTTCCGCGCCGTATGCAAAAAGAACGGCGCCGATATGATGTACACCGAGTTCATTTCGGCCGAAGGCTTGATCCGCGACGCCGCCAAGAGCCGTCAGAAGCTCGATATCTATGACGAGGAGCGCCCGATCGGCATCCAGATTTTCGGCGACAAGATCGAGTCTATGCGCGAAGCCGCGGCCATTGCCGAACAGGCCGGCCCGGAACTGATCGATATCAACTACGGTTGTCCGGTGAAAAAAGTGGCCTGCAAGGGCGCCGGCGCCGGAATCCTTCTCGACATCCCGAAGATGCAGGAGATGACCGCCGAGATCGTTAAGCAGGTCAAACTGCCCGTTACCGTAAAAACACGCCTTGGCTGGGACAACGACACTATCCGTATCCAGGAAGTGGCCAAGCGTCTGCAAGACGTGGGTACGCAAGCCCTGACGATTCACGGCCGTACGCGCCAGCAGATGTACAAGGGCGTTGCGGACTGGACGAAGATCGCCGAGGTGAAGAATGACCCCGAAATCCATATGCCTATTTTCGGCAACGGAGATATCGACTCCCCCCAAAAGGCGGTTGAGTACAAGGAGAAATATGGCGTGGACGGCATTATGATCGGCCGTGCGGCGATCGGTTATCCTTGGATTTTCCGTGAGATCAAGCATTTCATGAAGACTGGCGAACTGTTGGCTCCACCAACATTGGCGGAAAGGGTCCAGACTACGAAAGAGCATTTGCAATATTCTCTTGACTGGAAAGGCGAGCGCTTGGGAATCGTGGAAATGAGACGCCACTACACTAACTACTTCAGGGGAATCCCAAATTTCAAGCCGACACGCATGAAGCTTGTCACCTCATTGGATCCGGCCGAGCTGATGGATACGCTTGACGGAATCACTGAAGAGTTTGGCGACGCATATTTGGAAAGTATTTCGGGACAGAGCTGA
- a CDS encoding CPBP family intramembrane glutamic endopeptidase translates to MTESDKNNAMGEEIAQHTAIISLLFFIVAGIFLIGPMLGSLLSLPFLGFDITALTSFVQNLGGDPSQRTAAIAFQGGTAIGAFFVAPWLWLKLVKRRNPSVYFSGGKVLPLAMFLAVALSFSMMIFNSGLIEWNKGLEFPAFMKGFEEWARNAENQADALSSFMTNFDSFGQFLVGLIVIAGLAGICEEFLFRGVLQTEIQERSGNIHVAVWVSAFLFSAIHFQFFGFFPRLVLGVVFGYLYAYSGSLWYPVFAHFLNNAFVVCSAYILGKNTSELSNVTESTPWYLVVLGLIGTVALMVWFKSLFPKKKTA, encoded by the coding sequence ATGACGGAATCCGACAAAAATAACGCAATGGGTGAGGAAATCGCACAGCATACCGCGATTATTTCTCTTCTTTTCTTTATAGTAGCTGGTATTTTTCTTATCGGCCCCATGTTAGGGTCGCTTCTTAGCTTGCCTTTTTTGGGTTTTGACATCACGGCACTCACCAGTTTTGTCCAAAATCTGGGCGGAGATCCATCCCAACGCACAGCCGCCATCGCTTTTCAGGGAGGCACGGCTATCGGAGCGTTTTTTGTCGCCCCTTGGCTTTGGCTGAAGCTGGTCAAGCGTAGAAATCCCAGTGTTTATTTCTCCGGAGGAAAAGTTTTGCCACTAGCAATGTTTTTGGCGGTAGCCTTGTCATTCTCCATGATGATTTTCAATTCCGGACTTATCGAATGGAACAAAGGTTTGGAATTCCCCGCCTTTATGAAAGGTTTTGAGGAATGGGCCCGTAACGCCGAGAACCAAGCCGACGCCCTAAGCAGTTTTATGACAAACTTCGACTCGTTCGGACAGTTTTTGGTAGGCTTGATCGTTATCGCCGGATTGGCGGGAATATGCGAGGAGTTTCTTTTCAGAGGAGTTTTGCAGACGGAAATCCAAGAGCGCTCCGGCAATATCCACGTGGCCGTATGGGTGAGCGCATTCCTGTTTAGCGCTATCCATTTCCAGTTCTTCGGCTTTTTCCCAAGGCTGGTTTTAGGCGTCGTTTTCGGTTATCTGTACGCCTATTCGGGTTCGCTTTGGTATCCGGTTTTCGCCCATTTTCTGAATAACGCTTTTGTCGTTTGCTCCGCTTATATCCTGGGCAAAAACACAAGCGAATTATCAAACGTTACGGAATCCACACCTTGGTATTTAGTAGTATTGGGCTTGATCGGAACGGTAGCTCTGATGGTTTGGTTCAAAAGTCTTTTCCCGAAAAAGAAAACTGCGTAA
- a CDS encoding sensor histidine kinase translates to MDYNKNRQFKTEVTLRITGLALSIFLLAYLVIDRQMSITVILVLGLTVIQAIALVGFIDKIQRDISMIFRELREKGFGNAKPYTGDETGLTAELRRDLTNMVIEASGAKEKRQNRYNYLRTIVQHAGIGLITFDDQDKIHIYNNAARKIFKIQRLRTLDELKDISPDMVEQFKNLKTGGRGLVTIEIEDEAIRLAIFVIELEIEGKPFKLVSIQNIRLELEQNEMEAWQKLVQVLTHEIMNSVTPISSLTNTVEQEIRHHLQSVEALEENSGKVMEQEDLEDIHMAVQTIHRRSESLIRFVNDFRSMTHIPKPNLQLVDLGELMEQIRMLLAHDISEANIDISVDVVPTPLTAHVDPGQLQQVLINLVQNAIDSLAEVKEPKIWMTAKQDLQGNTFISVKDNGKGIDEEALEKIFIPFFTTKKNGSGIGLSLSQQIIRQHLGSISVKSKIDIGTEFLIKL, encoded by the coding sequence ATGGATTATAACAAAAACAGGCAGTTCAAGACCGAAGTCACCCTACGGATCACCGGACTTGCCCTTTCTATTTTCTTGTTAGCGTATTTGGTGATCGACAGACAGATGTCGATCACCGTTATACTCGTGCTCGGACTTACCGTGATCCAAGCCATTGCGCTTGTGGGCTTCATAGACAAGATCCAGCGCGACATTTCTATGATTTTTCGCGAACTGCGCGAAAAGGGTTTCGGCAATGCCAAACCCTATACCGGCGACGAAACAGGCCTAACCGCCGAGCTCCGTCGAGATTTGACCAACATGGTCATCGAAGCTTCCGGTGCCAAAGAAAAACGGCAAAACCGCTATAATTACCTGCGAACGATCGTCCAACACGCCGGAATCGGACTCATCACTTTTGACGATCAGGATAAAATCCATATTTACAACAATGCCGCCCGGAAAATATTCAAAATCCAGCGACTCAGAACTCTGGACGAGCTCAAGGATATTAGCCCCGATATGGTGGAGCAGTTCAAAAACCTGAAAACGGGCGGAAGGGGACTGGTGACTATCGAGATAGAAGATGAAGCCATTCGTTTGGCTATTTTTGTCATCGAGCTTGAGATAGAAGGAAAGCCATTCAAACTCGTTTCCATACAGAATATCAGGCTTGAGCTGGAGCAAAACGAAATGGAAGCTTGGCAAAAGCTGGTGCAGGTGCTGACGCACGAGATCATGAACTCTGTCACACCGATTTCGTCGCTTACCAACACTGTAGAACAGGAAATCCGGCACCATTTACAATCCGTGGAGGCACTGGAAGAGAATTCCGGAAAGGTGATGGAGCAAGAGGATTTGGAAGATATCCATATGGCCGTCCAAACCATCCACCGCCGAAGCGAGAGCCTTATCCGCTTTGTCAACGATTTCCGGAGCATGACGCACATTCCCAAGCCCAACCTACAGCTGGTGGATCTGGGCGAGCTTATGGAGCAGATCCGGATGCTTTTGGCTCACGATATTTCCGAAGCCAATATCGATATTTCGGTAGACGTGGTGCCGACTCCGCTTACCGCCCACGTTGATCCCGGACAGCTGCAACAAGTGCTGATCAACCTCGTGCAAAACGCCATAGACTCATTGGCCGAAGTCAAAGAGCCGAAAATATGGATGACCGCCAAACAAGACCTGCAAGGCAATACTTTTATCTCCGTTAAGGATAACGGAAAGGGCATAGACGAGGAAGCCTTGGAGAAAATCTTTATTCCTTTCTTTACCACCAAGAAAAACGGTTCGGGAATCGGCCTTAGCCTCTCTCAGCAGATTATCCGCCAACATCTCGGTTCCATTTCCGTCAAATCCAAGATCGATATCGGAACGGAATTCCTTATCAAACTTTAA
- a CDS encoding DMT family transporter encodes MNRTATVKQPVQTPLATEKQSALLPWMILLGLSLIWGSSFILMKRGLEVFSPIEVGALRVSLAGITLLPVALYHFRKFPRKKFFDLFLCGLTNGLLPCVFFPLAQSHTESAVVAIVNALTPLSVILIGYLAFRAKVSRQQAIGVAIGFAGSVVLVTAGATEDSAGFNAYLGFVVLSTLSYGYNINHVKFRLSDMKPLTITAFGLGLMLPVTLSYLFYFSDFVQKMQSGPQAWEALGYLAILGMAGTAMALVIFNKLIQLAGPVFSGAVTYIVPFIAVIWGLFDGETLFLGHFVGMAIVITGLLIANMRRNR; translated from the coding sequence ATGAACCGAACCGCTACCGTAAAACAACCAGTACAGACTCCGCTGGCTACTGAGAAGCAAAGCGCCCTGTTGCCTTGGATGATCCTTCTGGGGCTTTCCCTAATTTGGGGAAGTTCGTTTATCCTGATGAAAAGGGGCCTCGAAGTGTTCTCGCCGATTGAGGTGGGAGCTTTGCGGGTTAGTTTGGCGGGAATTACGCTATTGCCCGTGGCATTGTATCACTTTAGAAAATTTCCCAGAAAGAAATTCTTTGACCTTTTCCTTTGCGGACTTACGAACGGGCTGTTGCCCTGTGTCTTTTTTCCGCTGGCGCAAAGCCATACCGAAAGCGCCGTGGTGGCAATCGTCAACGCCCTGACTCCTTTGTCAGTTATTCTGATCGGTTATCTGGCCTTCAGGGCCAAGGTCTCCCGCCAACAGGCCATTGGTGTGGCTATAGGTTTCGCCGGGTCCGTGGTGTTGGTTACGGCTGGCGCTACGGAAGACTCCGCCGGTTTTAACGCTTACCTGGGCTTTGTGGTGCTCTCTACCTTGAGTTACGGTTATAATATCAACCATGTGAAATTCCGGCTTTCCGATATGAAGCCACTTACCATTACAGCTTTCGGCCTAGGACTAATGCTTCCGGTTACGCTTTCTTACCTTTTCTATTTTTCGGATTTCGTACAGAAGATGCAAAGCGGGCCACAGGCTTGGGAAGCGCTCGGGTATTTGGCGATTCTAGGTATGGCCGGCACCGCTATGGCTTTGGTTATTTTCAATAAACTGATCCAGCTTGCCGGTCCGGTGTTCTCGGGAGCGGTGACTTATATCGTGCCCTTTATCGCTGTAATATGGGGACTGTTTGATGGCGAAACGCTTTTCCTCGGCCACTTTGTCGGAATGGCTATTGTAATTACGGGCTTGTTGATCGCTAATATGAGACGGAACCGCTGA